In Methanosarcina siciliae T4/M, one genomic interval encodes:
- a CDS encoding arsenate reductase ArsC, whose protein sequence is MTSNKRSNEKKKVLFLCTHNSARSQMAEGLLRAIYGERYEAYSAGVKATNVNPHAVQVMKEIGIDISGQYSKTPKEFQDTIFDMAVTVCDRAKVSCPICSTNLELPTEAPKAREVIHKSFEDPAAAVGSEEEQLKVFRQIRDEIKDWISRTFGK, encoded by the coding sequence ATGACATCAAATAAAAGATCAAATGAAAAGAAAAAAGTTCTCTTTCTGTGCACCCACAACTCAGCCAGGTCCCAGATGGCCGAAGGTCTTTTGAGGGCTATTTATGGAGAAAGATACGAGGCTTACAGTGCTGGCGTTAAAGCCACAAATGTTAATCCTCACGCTGTTCAGGTCATGAAGGAAATTGGCATCGATATCTCCGGTCAGTACTCTAAAACCCCCAAAGAATTTCAGGATACAATTTTTGACATGGCGGTCACGGTCTGCGATAGGGCTAAAGTGTCCTGCCCTATCTGTAGCACGAATCTGGAGCTTCCAACCGAAGCCCCCAAAGCAAGAGAAGTAATTCACAAAAGTTTTGAAGACCCTGCTGCAGCTGTGGGCTCAGAGGAAGAGCAACTCAAGGTATTCCGCCAGATAAGAGATGAAATAAAAGATTGGATTTCCCGGACATTTGGGAAATGA
- the flaJ gene encoding archaellar assembly protein FlaJ, with protein MTFLQTVPYLNLNKAIQEVEGYFNITGKLKSTRVVERVNDDMLFLLTYMAAISTADIERDRIFDYTGRQQEYEASKYFRQIHILASKWGYEYAKSCKYISQKLKDVYISKFIERMANILSSGEPEKNFLKQEKIIREEIYSNEYERSIEALKKWTDGYTALMVSLTLVVTIILVSVMIYNITNIETIAFLLQFIILFISGLALYIIYKAAPAEKKVHALRLKSKEQDKIRLLSRVLLPIGAIVLIALIMQGTELKFILLGVTVFTLPIGIVAMEDDRKINERDSSFPAFVKTLGNLAGTTGVTIRSAMENLDKETIGCLKPGVEELHSSLSMGFKSKLCWEKFIGETGSELINRCSRIFTDAVELGGDPAEIGNIVSTSSLAIVLLRMKRQLVSSGFKGLVMTLHAVMVGLLVFVLEIISKFSGLISRMNESYISTEGGSGGISAMGMSMFNVAESMPMLYRLTFSVIIILTVSNTLVVKIVEGGGNYKLFFYGGLMSGISGICMILIPPVVSNVFTFQI; from the coding sequence ATGACTTTTTTGCAAACAGTTCCGTACTTAAACCTGAATAAAGCAATACAGGAAGTTGAAGGCTACTTTAACATCACCGGAAAGCTGAAAAGCACCAGAGTTGTTGAAAGAGTTAATGACGATATGCTCTTCCTGCTGACATATATGGCTGCGATTTCAACTGCGGATATCGAAAGGGACAGGATCTTCGATTATACAGGCCGCCAGCAAGAGTACGAAGCTTCGAAATATTTCAGGCAGATCCATATCCTTGCCTCGAAATGGGGGTACGAATATGCAAAATCCTGCAAGTATATTTCTCAGAAATTAAAGGACGTATATATTTCAAAATTTATTGAGAGAATGGCAAATATCCTTTCTTCCGGAGAACCGGAAAAAAATTTCCTGAAGCAGGAGAAAATCATAAGGGAAGAGATCTACTCCAATGAGTACGAGCGAAGTATCGAAGCCCTGAAAAAATGGACCGATGGCTATACCGCCCTGATGGTATCCTTAACCCTCGTTGTTACCATAATTCTGGTTTCGGTCATGATCTATAACATCACGAATATAGAAACAATTGCTTTTCTACTACAGTTTATAATTCTTTTCATAAGCGGGCTTGCCCTTTACATAATATATAAGGCAGCTCCTGCCGAAAAAAAGGTACATGCGCTCCGCCTCAAATCAAAGGAACAGGATAAAATAAGGCTATTGAGTAGGGTTCTGCTCCCAATAGGAGCAATTGTTCTCATTGCCCTCATCATGCAAGGAACTGAACTGAAATTTATTCTGCTCGGAGTGACCGTTTTTACACTTCCGATAGGAATTGTTGCTATGGAAGATGACCGGAAAATCAATGAAAGGGACAGCAGTTTTCCGGCTTTTGTAAAGACCCTCGGGAATCTTGCAGGAACCACAGGAGTCACCATCCGGAGTGCAATGGAAAACCTTGATAAGGAAACCATAGGCTGTCTCAAGCCCGGAGTCGAAGAGTTGCATTCCAGCCTTTCTATGGGGTTTAAGTCAAAGCTCTGCTGGGAAAAATTCATAGGAGAAACAGGCTCCGAACTGATCAACAGGTGCTCAAGGATCTTTACCGATGCAGTAGAACTGGGCGGAGACCCTGCGGAGATAGGGAACATAGTCTCTACTTCAAGCCTGGCTATCGTCCTCCTCAGGATGAAACGGCAGCTGGTCAGTTCAGGCTTCAAGGGGCTTGTCATGACACTGCATGCTGTTATGGTAGGGCTTCTGGTCTTTGTATTGGAGATAATTTCAAAATTCAGTGGACTTATTTCCAGGATGAACGAATCTTACATATCCACGGAAGGAGGATCGGGGGGGATTTCTGCAATGGGGATGAGCATGTTCAACGTAGCCGAAAGTATGCCCATGCTATACAGGTTAACCTTCTCAGTAATAATTATCCTCACCGTTTCAAACACGCTTGTGGTAAAGATCGTAGAAGGTGGAGGAAATTACAAACTCTTTTTCTATGGGGGCCTGATGTCCGGAATTTCAGGAATCTGTATGATCCTTATCCCTCCGGTTGTGTCGAATGTATTCACATTCCAGATATGA
- the hacA gene encoding homoaconitase large subunit: protein MSIDYRKRGLFMGTISEKIFSRAAGKEAKANDFVLADVDYAMAHDGTSVLAVNAFKEMEMEKVWDPSRIVVPFDHIAPANNETSAILQREIREWVKEQGIPNFYEVGEGICHQVLPENGFALPGKLVVGADSHSCTYGAFGAFATGVGATDMAEIFASGKLWFKVPESFRMTVEGSLRKGVYAKDLTLYLIGKTGIAGATYKAVEFYGQAISELTVAGRMTLCNMAIEMGAKTGIVPPDEKTFEFLKNRAAAPYEPVYADPDAVYMEEFAYDAGDIEPQVACPHQVDNVKPVGEVEGTHVDQVFIGTCTNGRLEDLEVAAAILKGKKVAVRTIVIPASRTTLLAAIENGTMETLLRAGVTLATPGCGPCLGAHQGVLGEGEVCVSTANRNFRGRMGKGGFIYLASPATAAASALTGEITDPRTV from the coding sequence TTGTCAATTGATTATCGGAAAAGAGGCTTATTTATGGGAACAATCAGTGAGAAAATCTTTTCCCGGGCAGCGGGAAAAGAGGCAAAAGCTAACGATTTTGTGCTGGCAGATGTGGACTATGCAATGGCCCATGACGGCACATCGGTGCTTGCCGTAAATGCTTTTAAGGAAATGGAGATGGAAAAGGTCTGGGACCCTTCAAGGATCGTAGTCCCCTTTGACCACATCGCACCTGCGAATAATGAAACTTCAGCCATCCTGCAGAGAGAGATCAGGGAATGGGTAAAGGAGCAGGGAATCCCTAACTTCTACGAGGTCGGAGAAGGGATCTGTCACCAGGTCCTTCCGGAAAACGGCTTTGCTCTGCCCGGAAAGCTTGTTGTCGGGGCTGACTCGCATTCCTGCACTTACGGGGCTTTCGGGGCTTTTGCAACAGGGGTAGGAGCTACCGATATGGCTGAAATCTTTGCTTCGGGAAAACTCTGGTTTAAGGTCCCGGAAAGCTTCAGGATGACGGTTGAAGGGAGCCTTCGGAAAGGGGTCTATGCAAAAGACCTGACCCTTTACCTGATCGGAAAAACCGGAATTGCCGGAGCGACCTACAAAGCAGTTGAGTTTTACGGGCAGGCTATCAGCGAACTTACGGTTGCCGGCAGGATGACACTCTGCAATATGGCAATTGAGATGGGCGCAAAAACCGGGATTGTCCCTCCTGATGAAAAGACCTTTGAATTCCTGAAAAATAGGGCAGCTGCACCTTATGAGCCTGTCTATGCCGACCCTGACGCTGTTTATATGGAAGAGTTCGCCTACGATGCCGGGGATATCGAACCCCAGGTAGCCTGCCCGCATCAGGTGGATAATGTAAAGCCCGTGGGAGAGGTTGAAGGCACTCATGTAGACCAGGTATTTATCGGGACGTGCACGAACGGCAGGCTTGAAGACCTCGAGGTCGCAGCAGCAATCCTGAAAGGAAAAAAGGTTGCAGTAAGGACAATTGTGATCCCTGCATCCCGCACCACTCTCCTTGCAGCAATCGAAAACGGGACAATGGAAACCCTGCTTAGAGCCGGGGTAACTCTTGCAACCCCGGGCTGCGGGCCCTGCCTCGGTGCCCATCAGGGAGTGCTCGGGGAAGGCGAGGTCTGTGTTTCAACCGCAAACAGGAACTTCAGGGGCAGGATGGGAAAAGGAGGTTTTATTTATCTTGCATCTCCAGCAACCGCAGCAGCCTCGGCCCTGACAGGAGAAATAACCGATCCAAGGACAGTTTGA
- a CDS encoding phosphate signaling complex PhoU family protein — protein sequence MTKDRRKIQFTGNSTYIVSLPIKWVRDIGLKPGDTLTLTDMPNKTLLVSSSVIPKERSALKASIDYLHTESAENNLRIIISHYLAGYDSLKLTTNKGFSAYDRKFIKDSVRQKLIGLELVEESRNELVFQCLLNYSDLPLNRVIKNMYGLVLSMLEDSMAALRNHNTEIAEDVIQRDDDVDRFYLLAVRQLKASLDDVELAEKIGIRSSKDCLGYRLIIKSIERVGDHAVKIATNVLKMDGGISADDPIFKMAGLSLNVFESSIDSMAEDDLQAINKIVVNAKNVSQFGVSLESRGDGSPRNIALSMILESLRRVAEYSADIAEVSINMNVKKI from the coding sequence ATTACCAAAGATAGAAGAAAAATTCAGTTTACCGGAAATTCTACCTATATAGTATCCCTTCCCATAAAATGGGTCCGGGATATAGGGCTTAAACCCGGAGATACACTTACCCTAACAGACATGCCTAACAAAACCCTGCTGGTTTCCTCAAGTGTGATTCCGAAGGAACGCTCTGCCCTTAAGGCATCTATAGATTATCTCCACACCGAAAGCGCAGAAAACAACCTCAGAATTATTATTTCTCATTATCTTGCGGGTTATGATTCTCTTAAACTGACTACCAACAAAGGTTTCAGTGCCTATGACCGAAAGTTTATCAAAGACTCAGTGCGTCAAAAATTGATAGGACTCGAACTTGTAGAAGAATCCAGGAATGAACTTGTCTTCCAGTGTCTCCTGAACTACAGTGACCTTCCCCTCAATCGTGTAATTAAAAACATGTATGGGCTTGTCCTTTCAATGCTTGAGGACTCCATGGCAGCTCTTCGTAACCACAATACGGAAATTGCAGAAGACGTGATCCAGAGAGATGATGACGTCGATCGCTTTTATCTTCTTGCTGTCCGCCAGCTCAAAGCTTCACTTGATGATGTAGAACTCGCCGAAAAAATAGGGATTAGAAGTTCAAAAGATTGCCTGGGATACAGGCTTATTATAAAAAGTATCGAGCGCGTAGGGGATCATGCGGTCAAGATAGCTACAAATGTCTTAAAAATGGATGGTGGAATAAGTGCTGACGATCCCATCTTTAAAATGGCCGGACTCTCGCTAAATGTTTTCGAAAGTTCAATAGACTCAATGGCAGAAGATGACCTGCAGGCTATCAACAAAATTGTTGTGAATGCAAAAAATGTTTCTCAGTTTGGAGTTTCCCTGGAGTCACGAGGGGACGGAAGTCCACGTAATATTGCACTTAGCATGATTCTGGAGAGCTTGCGCAGGGTAGCCGAATATAGCGCCGATATCGCAGAAGTTTCAATCAATATGAATGTAAAGAAGATCTGA
- a CDS encoding GrpB family protein — protein MDVKMRDIVRVVPYDPEWKAEFLKIKSMISDCVGDLIIGVEHVGSTAVEGLASKPIIDIDVVNRLFYVISQ, from the coding sequence ATGGACGTAAAGATGAGAGACATTGTAAGGGTTGTGCCTTACGATCCTGAGTGGAAAGCCGAATTTTTGAAAATAAAATCGATGATTTCTGACTGTGTTGGCGACCTTATAATTGGTGTCGAACATGTCGGAAGCACAGCGGTTGAAGGTCTTGCTTCAAAACCTATTATTGATATTGATGTGGTCAATAGACTATTTTATGTCATATCACAGTAG